A genomic segment from Nitrospira sp. encodes:
- a CDS encoding DUF124 domain-containing protein, translating to MKSEILYPGAFPMVRVYLNDGETVKAESGAMVAASPTIDIESKMEGGFLGALSRKMLSGEKFFFQTLRAGRGAGEVLLAPTVPGEIVVMDLDGVNEYMVQKDGFLAGAEGVKIESKMQSFTRGLLGGEGFFILKISGTGQLILNSFGAVHKIELDPDEEYIVDNSHLVAWTATTTYNIEKASSGWIASLTSGEGLVCRFRGPGVVYIQSRNPGSFGAWIRQFIPVSE from the coding sequence ATGAAGAGCGAGATTCTCTACCCCGGCGCGTTCCCGATGGTGCGCGTCTATTTGAACGACGGTGAAACGGTCAAGGCCGAGTCCGGCGCGATGGTGGCGGCTTCGCCGACCATCGACATCGAAAGCAAGATGGAGGGCGGCTTTTTGGGCGCCCTGTCGCGCAAGATGTTGAGCGGCGAGAAGTTTTTCTTTCAAACGCTGCGGGCCGGCCGGGGCGCGGGAGAGGTGCTGTTGGCACCGACGGTGCCGGGCGAAATCGTCGTGATGGATCTGGACGGCGTCAACGAATACATGGTGCAGAAGGACGGATTCCTGGCCGGGGCGGAGGGCGTGAAGATCGAGAGTAAGATGCAGAGCTTCACACGCGGCCTGCTGGGCGGAGAGGGATTTTTCATTTTGAAGATCAGCGGAACCGGGCAGCTCATTCTCAACAGTTTCGGCGCGGTGCACAAAATCGAGCTCGATCCGGACGAGGAATACATCGTCGATAACAGCCACCTGGTCGCCTGGACCGCCACCACGACGTATAACATCGAGAAGGCGTCGTCCGGCTGGATCGCCAGCCTTACGTCCGGCGAAGGGCTCGTCTGCCGTTTCCGCGGGCCCGGTGTCGTCTATATTCAGAGCCGCAATCCGGGAAGTTTTGGGGCGTGGATTCGTCAATTCATCCCCGTCTCCGAGTAG
- a CDS encoding outermembrane protein has translation MLRKLFVVLGAVMVASQAGLAMAANPDTGPGCGLGKLAWADFKNQKNIAPQVMMATTNGTFGSNTFGISSGTSGCTNDGQVWADQKTTMFALMNFENLTQEMAQGKGEHLASLASLMGIPDDRHAAFFALTQERYTALVQAGETSSVALVKALNDAVAKNPVLAQVVSR, from the coding sequence ATGCTGAGGAAACTATTCGTGGTCTTGGGCGCCGTGATGGTTGCGTCTCAGGCAGGGTTGGCTATGGCGGCCAATCCCGATACAGGACCGGGCTGCGGTCTCGGAAAACTGGCCTGGGCTGATTTCAAGAACCAGAAAAACATCGCACCGCAGGTCATGATGGCGACCACCAACGGTACCTTCGGCAGCAACACGTTCGGCATCAGCTCCGGGACCTCCGGCTGCACGAACGACGGACAGGTGTGGGCGGATCAAAAGACGACCATGTTCGCGCTGATGAACTTTGAGAACTTGACCCAGGAAATGGCTCAGGGCAAGGGCGAGCACCTGGCTTCTCTGGCTTCTCTGATGGGGATTCCGGACGACCGGCATGCGGCGTTCTTTGCGTTGACCCAGGAGCGTTACACGGCTCTGGTCCAGGCAGGAGAAACCTCATCGGTGGCCTTGGTGAAGGCCCTGAACGATGCGGTTGCCAAGAACCCTGTCCTCGCCCAAGTCGTCAGCCGCTGA
- a CDS encoding putative outermembrane protein encodes MPGLRPSAGALFLLLLPIVHILLFLLAGLLVTTPVEAEDSTVPYLQQLIEQTRSARLADRREWHLLLHYRANLFGGYTSEQDDPGFFMAPNGKTDPQAELDATLTQFFSADLVGRSKQSAQCAFVARYAWLKEQLNFDPTKLTPIRCERFERWIEEFHARSVTLVFPAAFMNNPASMFGHTLLRIDQEGQTAQTRILAYTINYAADVPPEEGVAYPVRGIFGGYRGYFSTIPYYLKVQEYRDIENRDIWEYRLNFGQAQIRRLLMHSWELGNASFDYFFFKENCSYHLLSLLEYADPSLHLTDQFLFWTVPADTVRLLAAQPGLVSDIAFRPSRVTLIRRKREHLSEPELELVERVARDPSVGQSAEVRSLPLARQAFLLDVASDYVRYQGERDEAKAAVFRDRNRQILTARSLLRIPSEDLLVLPFAQQPELGHKTSRASLGGGWRNNDTFEEITMRAGYHDLLDPERGYTPGAQIELGSISLRHYNRADQSRIERVTLANVLSLSPMDSLFHAPSWKVNVGMQTITHGGCRLCSNWVFNGGIGVATETHLLRREVLFAFAEVEGNYSRAYEERHRVGGGASAGFYVDLAERWRLLATASYLRYALGDRSDDVRWSVGQRYTLAQNWALRVEYNHRDHDNDLLFTVQAFF; translated from the coding sequence ATGCCGGGGCTCCGGCCATCGGCCGGAGCCCTGTTCTTGCTTCTTCTTCCGATTGTGCACATTCTGCTCTTCCTGCTGGCCGGTCTTCTTGTGACCACCCCTGTCGAGGCTGAAGATTCGACCGTGCCCTACCTCCAGCAACTCATCGAGCAGACCCGTTCGGCTCGCCTCGCCGACCGGCGCGAATGGCATCTCCTGCTCCATTATCGCGCCAATCTGTTCGGAGGCTACACGAGCGAGCAGGACGACCCAGGGTTTTTCATGGCTCCGAACGGAAAGACCGATCCCCAAGCGGAACTCGATGCGACATTGACCCAATTTTTTTCTGCCGATCTTGTCGGTCGCTCCAAGCAATCGGCCCAATGTGCGTTCGTCGCGCGCTATGCGTGGCTCAAGGAGCAATTGAATTTCGATCCGACCAAGCTCACGCCCATTCGCTGCGAACGATTCGAGCGCTGGATCGAAGAGTTTCATGCCCGCTCCGTGACGCTGGTGTTTCCGGCGGCCTTCATGAACAACCCTGCCTCCATGTTCGGCCACACGTTGTTACGGATCGATCAGGAAGGACAGACGGCGCAAACCCGCATCCTGGCCTATACCATCAACTATGCGGCGGATGTTCCGCCTGAAGAGGGCGTCGCCTATCCCGTACGCGGTATCTTCGGCGGCTACCGAGGGTATTTTTCGACCATTCCCTACTACCTCAAGGTCCAGGAGTACCGCGATATCGAAAACCGCGACATCTGGGAATATCGGCTGAACTTCGGTCAGGCGCAGATCAGGCGCTTGCTCATGCACTCCTGGGAACTCGGGAATGCCTCCTTTGATTATTTTTTCTTCAAGGAGAATTGTTCCTACCACCTGTTGTCGTTGTTGGAATATGCGGACCCGTCGTTGCACCTGACAGACCAATTCCTGTTCTGGACCGTTCCCGCCGACACGGTTCGTCTGCTCGCGGCCCAGCCGGGACTCGTGAGTGATATCGCATTCCGACCCTCGCGGGTGACGCTCATCCGGCGCAAACGTGAACATCTGTCGGAACCGGAACTTGAGTTGGTTGAGCGGGTGGCGCGTGATCCGTCGGTCGGACAGTCGGCAGAGGTTCGGAGTTTGCCGTTGGCGCGCCAGGCCTTCCTGTTGGATGTGGCGTCCGACTATGTCCGGTATCAAGGCGAGCGCGACGAGGCGAAGGCGGCGGTCTTCCGGGACCGCAACCGGCAGATTCTGACGGCGCGGAGTCTCTTGCGGATTCCTTCCGAAGATCTCCTGGTGCTCCCCTTCGCTCAGCAACCGGAACTGGGCCACAAGACCTCACGCGCGAGTCTGGGGGGCGGCTGGCGCAACAACGACACCTTCGAAGAGATCACGATGCGGGCCGGGTACCATGACCTGCTCGATCCCGAGAGAGGCTATACGCCCGGCGCGCAAATCGAACTCGGTTCGATCAGTCTCCGGCACTATAATCGAGCCGATCAGAGCAGGATCGAACGGGTGACCTTGGCGAATGTCTTGTCGCTGTCGCCGATGGACAGCCTGTTTCATGCGCCGTCTTGGAAGGTGAACGTCGGGATGCAGACAATCACCCATGGGGGGTGCCGGCTGTGCAGCAATTGGGTGTTCAACGGCGGTATCGGTGTTGCGACCGAAACGCATCTGCTCCGCCGCGAGGTGCTCTTTGCGTTCGCGGAGGTGGAGGGAAACTACAGCCGAGCCTATGAGGAACGCCACCGTGTCGGCGGCGGGGCATCGGCGGGCTTCTATGTCGACCTCGCCGAGCGCTGGAGGCTGTTGGCCACGGCAAGCTATCTGCGGTATGCATTGGGCGATCGATCCGACGACGTTCGCTGGTCGGTGGGGCAACGATACACCCTCGCGCAGAATTGGGCGCTTCGTGTGGAATACAACCACCGTGACCACGACAACGACCTGTTGTTCACGGTGCAGGCGTTTTTCTGA
- a CDS encoding Hydrolase, alpha/beta fold family: MSLLDQFFVYHPHPWEERDWSAVSGLPLEEVWFQAADGTKLFGWYAERSATSAVLLWCHGNAGNMIHRLENLRELYRLGLSVFLFDYRGYGKSQGRPSEDGLYQDAQGAYDYLTSVRRIRPERVVIFGRSLGGAVAGELATQRPAVGLLLESCFPSIEAVARRHYMGLPLHWLLGAAFRLEDRLPHLSLPKLFIHGDRDDIIPIELGQEAFAAAKDPKEFYVVVGADHNNVTSVGGRAYFTKWSEFIASVLRR; the protein is encoded by the coding sequence ATGAGCCTGCTCGATCAATTCTTCGTCTACCATCCCCATCCCTGGGAGGAGCGTGATTGGTCTGCCGTCAGCGGCCTGCCGTTGGAAGAGGTGTGGTTTCAAGCTGCCGACGGTACGAAGTTGTTCGGGTGGTATGCGGAGCGATCTGCGACCTCTGCGGTCCTGCTCTGGTGTCACGGCAATGCCGGCAATATGATCCATCGATTGGAGAATCTTCGCGAATTGTATCGGCTCGGGTTGTCGGTCTTTCTGTTCGACTATCGAGGGTATGGGAAGAGTCAGGGGCGGCCCTCGGAAGACGGGCTCTACCAGGATGCGCAGGGAGCCTATGATTACCTCACGTCGGTTCGCCGGATCAGGCCGGAACGGGTGGTGATCTTCGGCCGGTCGTTGGGTGGCGCCGTCGCCGGAGAACTGGCGACACAACGGCCTGCCGTGGGTCTGCTGCTGGAGTCCTGCTTCCCCTCGATCGAAGCGGTGGCGCGCCGGCACTACATGGGGTTGCCGCTGCATTGGTTGTTGGGCGCGGCCTTCAGATTGGAGGACCGGTTGCCGCACCTCTCTCTGCCCAAGCTGTTCATCCATGGAGATCGCGACGACATCATCCCGATCGAGTTGGGTCAGGAGGCCTTTGCCGCGGCGAAGGATCCGAAGGAATTTTATGTCGTGGTCGGAGCCGACCACAACAATGTGACTTCGGTGGGAGGGAGGGCCTACTTTACCAAATGGTCCGAATTCATCGCGTCCGTCCTCAGGCGGTAA